One segment of Campylobacter concisus ATCC 51562 DNA contains the following:
- a CDS encoding ribonuclease J: protein MNDKNEEKVVTNQSKNNKRRRFRPKNKPKQEGETTEQASLASKSVIDNFFAAEQAEAETHTEPKSQNPRPKKPRNNKNQNKNSENNKPKEQKQESQETKTKTQEQKDKPKKAKKPKKNLPAKLNGNEQWQQDIASAMVANKAVHELRLEPMKYLNSSEHKIRITPLGGLGEIGGNMTIFETDTSAIIVDIGMSFPSESMHGVDILIPDFDYVRKIKDKIKGVIITHAHEDHIGAVPYFYKEFKFPIYATPLPLGMINNKFEEHGLKQERSLFRSVEKRKPYLIGDFEVEWIHITHSIIDASALAITTKAGTIIHTGDFKIDHTPIDGYPTDLGRLAYYGERGVLCLMSDSTNSYREGFTKSESSVGKTFDAIFSKAKGRVIMSTFSSNIHRVYQAIEWGLKYNRKVCVIGRSMERNLYTAMELGYIKLDKKIFIDANEVGKFKDNEVLIVTTGSQGETMSALYRMATDEHKYIKIKPTDQIIISSKAIPGNESSISTVLNFLIKSGASVAYQDFSEIHVSGHAAQEEQKLMLRLIKPKFFLPVHGEYNHIAKHKETAISCGVDERNIYLMSDGDQMEICQKYLKRVKTVKTGKVFIDNQINKQISDDVVIDRQNLAEAGVVMIIAQISRHGAKLINKPRVISYGLVGNKQDAEFSKEMQEILTQFLSNVKEELLKDGRLLESQVRQVIRKHIFRKVKKYPTIVPIIYLM from the coding sequence ATGAACGACAAAAACGAAGAGAAAGTTGTAACTAACCAAAGCAAAAACAACAAAAGACGAAGATTTAGACCAAAAAATAAACCAAAACAAGAGGGCGAAACTACCGAGCAAGCTTCGCTAGCAAGTAAAAGCGTGATAGATAACTTCTTTGCAGCAGAGCAGGCTGAAGCTGAAACGCACACCGAGCCAAAGAGCCAAAATCCTCGCCCAAAAAAGCCAAGAAATAACAAAAATCAAAACAAAAATAGCGAAAACAATAAGCCAAAAGAGCAAAAACAAGAATCGCAAGAAACAAAAACCAAAACGCAAGAACAAAAAGATAAGCCAAAAAAGGCTAAAAAGCCAAAGAAAAATTTACCAGCCAAGCTAAACGGCAATGAACAATGGCAGCAAGATATCGCAAGTGCAATGGTGGCAAACAAGGCCGTTCACGAGCTTCGTCTAGAGCCGATGAAGTATCTAAACTCAAGTGAGCATAAAATTCGTATAACGCCACTTGGCGGTCTTGGTGAGATCGGCGGCAATATGACGATATTTGAGACCGATACGAGCGCGATCATCGTTGATATCGGCATGAGCTTTCCAAGCGAGAGTATGCACGGCGTGGATATCCTCATCCCAGACTTTGACTATGTTAGAAAAATAAAAGATAAAATAAAAGGCGTCATCATCACTCACGCGCACGAGGATCACATCGGCGCAGTACCATATTTTTACAAAGAGTTTAAATTTCCAATTTACGCTACGCCTTTGCCACTTGGTATGATAAATAACAAATTTGAAGAGCACGGCTTAAAGCAAGAGCGCTCACTTTTCCGCTCTGTCGAAAAAAGAAAGCCATATCTAATAGGCGACTTTGAGGTTGAGTGGATACACATAACTCACTCTATCATCGATGCTAGCGCTCTAGCCATCACGACAAAGGCGGGCACCATCATCCACACGGGCGACTTTAAGATCGACCACACGCCGATAGATGGCTATCCAACTGACCTTGGCAGACTTGCATACTACGGTGAAAGAGGCGTATTATGCCTAATGAGCGATAGTACGAATAGCTACCGAGAAGGATTTACTAAAAGCGAAAGCAGTGTTGGCAAGACCTTTGATGCAATATTCTCAAAGGCCAAAGGTCGCGTCATTATGAGCACATTTAGCTCAAACATCCACCGCGTTTATCAGGCGATCGAGTGGGGGCTAAAATACAACCGCAAAGTCTGTGTCATCGGTAGATCAATGGAGAGAAATTTATATACTGCAATGGAGCTTGGCTACATCAAGCTTGATAAGAAAATTTTCATCGACGCTAACGAGGTTGGCAAATTTAAAGATAACGAAGTGCTGATCGTTACCACAGGCTCTCAGGGTGAGACTATGAGCGCACTCTACCGAATGGCTACCGACGAGCACAAATACATCAAAATAAAGCCAACCGATCAGATAATAATCAGCTCAAAGGCGATCCCTGGCAATGAAAGCAGTATCTCAACTGTATTAAATTTCCTAATAAAATCAGGCGCAAGCGTCGCTTACCAAGACTTTAGCGAGATCCACGTCAGCGGTCACGCAGCACAAGAAGAGCAAAAGCTGATGCTACGTCTTATAAAACCAAAATTTTTCTTGCCAGTGCATGGCGAATACAATCACATCGCAAAGCACAAAGAGACAGCTATAAGCTGCGGCGTAGACGAGAGAAACATCTATCTAATGAGTGATGGCGATCAAATGGAGATCTGTCAAAAATACTTAAAACGTGTAAAAACGGTAAAAACCGGCAAAGTCTTCATAGACAATCAAATAAATAAACAAATATCAGACGATGTCGTGATCGACAGACAAAATCTTGCTGAAGCAGGTGTCGTCATGATAATCGCTCAAATTTCACGTCATGGCGCAAAGCTTATAAACAAGCCTCGTGTTATTAGCTACGGACTTGTGGGTAACAAGCAAGATGCGGAGTTTAGCAAAGAGATGCAAGAAATTTTGACGCAGTTTTTAAGCAACGTCAAAGAGGAGCTTTTAAAAGATGGTAGATTGCTTGAGTCACAAGTGCGCCAAGTGATCAGAAAGCATATCTTTAGAAAGGTCAAAAAGTACCCAACCATCGTGCCAATTATCTATCTAATGTAA